The DNA region TATTCTGCCCCAGACAGTCTAATGCTTGGCCCGGTAGAGGacaccctccctcccccatccctaTACCACTGTTTAAACCCTCCCCCCAGTAGTATAGGGGGAAGGTGCcctagggaaggaggaaagaagtccCTGTTGGGTTGGGGGAACCCAGGTCTTGGCCATTCCCAGCTTCTGGAGCCTCTGTGTGAGGCTTGCCTGTGGCCTGCCAGGTCAGAGGAGGGGATTAACCTGCTATTTAAAGCCAATGACTAATAGCTCTTTGGGAGCTGCCTTAAGCTCCCCAGGCCCCTGTGAGGTGGAGCTCTGAGGGCTGTGTTCATTAATGGTGTTGCCTGAGGAGCTGGGCAAGCCTGAGCTCCCTGGGGCTTTGAGATGTCAGAAAGACCCTTTATTCTGGGGTGGGTGACTATGGGGGGGTTCTCCTGTTTTAGCCAAATAGCAGGTTTGGTTGTGCGGTCTTGAGAAGGCCCTCTGGGATTCTACCGTCCTTAGAGGACCCTGGTTAGGGCCAGCTAACCCTGGAGGAGGGCTGCAGTTCACTGGTTGACATCAGAGCCAAGAGACTGAGGATGTGCTGGAGTAAGGAGGGCTTCCAAGGGAGTGGGCCAAGAACCCTGCTTTCAATGGGCTCCTTTCTGGGTGTGGGAATAGGAGCAGGATATGAGCACTGCCCTACATACAGTCCTACAGACCACAAACCCAGGTGCCTATCTCAAGATAGCCGCTGccgctttctctttctcttccttctcctcctcttcctcccccttcctgCCTTCTCCTGTGTTCTTCATCTGAGCTGATAATGCACATGTCACCCAGGGCCCCATCCAAAAGCCGTAATGACCTCTCCAGCCTTCCTCCTACCTCTAAAAACTCTTGCTCCACAGTGTCTCTCAAATCCATCCTTGCCCCTCACTCTTTTGATCTGACTTCCTCCTTCACCATTCATCCAGAGGGATCGGTCTGCAGCCACCAAACCCTCCCCATCTCAGGTGAGCCTGTCAGTGACTCTGAAGGTGGGATTTTCAACCTTCTTCCAAGGATTAAAACTGGTTTCCCTCATCCTACCTCACATTTGAGAGAGTGTGTGTTCCTGTTGGACAATGCTGTGGAGACTGAAGGAAAGTTAGAAGCTACTAATTGCAAAATCTAAActtgcaatcttttttttctttttctttttttggtggtactgggcatggaactcagggcctaccacatgctaggcaattttATATACTACTGAACTACTtcccttgccctttttatttgcttttgtgaGAGGGTCTCCGTTAAGTTGctatggctggccttgaactttctgtcctcctgccttaatctactgagtagctgggattattggcatgtgccaccgtgtccTCCTAAACTTGTCATTCTTAAGATCTTTCCTGGTCTGGCCCAAACTACCCTTTCAGATACATCTTACTATTCTCTAACACAGCATGCCCTCAGTGCTTCTgcttttctagaatgttcttctgTCCTTTCCCAGCTTGAGACCTTCTCATTTTGTCTTTTAGATGCAGCTCAAATGTCCCCTCATTTGTAAAACTTACATCTCCCTGGAAGAAATCAGACTCTGGTGGCCCCTGTGCACTTTTCTGCTAGTGTGTGGCACTTGTTTATCATCTGTTGACTGGCCTTCCTCTTCCCCACTGGCTTCTCAAGGACTGGGCTGCATCTGGCTTTCCTGTTTCAGGGGCCTCACATGTTCATGGTAGTTGACCCTCCAAACATTAATGGAATGATTAAGTAGGGACTGCCATTGTAGGTGACTTCTGCGACTCCAGCCTGTGCCTGAATGGTGGGACCTGCTTGATGGGCCAGGACGAGGCCCTCTTCCACTGCCTCTGCCCTGAGGGCTTCACAGGCCTCATTTGCAACGAGACCGAGAAAGGTACCTGCCTGCAAGGGCCTGCTTTTCCACCCCAGCCCATAGCTCTTCCCCAAGTAGGCAGGGGTCTCCAGTGCCTTTCCTGATGACTCCTAGCATTGCCCTGGGAACTTCCAGGTCATAAGGAAAGCTGGATGCTTACCTTATTTGGATCCTCCTTGGTTCCAAGCTAACTGAGGCTCCGTCAGGCAGAttgggagaaaagagaaggaggtGGTAGTAGGCTGAATTTGGGCAGAGTGTCCTTTTGGGCTTGGACTGTTTGCTGCTTCCTGTATGTCCTCACCTCCCCACTGATCACCTGCCCATCTTATCTATTCCAGGTCCTTGTTCCCCAAACCCATGTTACCACAACGCTGAGTGCCAGGTGATTGGCGATGCGCACCGAGGGGATGTCTTCACCCAGTACTTTTGCGTGTGCCCACAGGGCTACGTGGGCGTCCACTGTGAGACCAGTGAGTTCTCTGAGTGCCTGCTTCTGAGGCAGACCCTGTCCTGTGCCACAGGCTATAATCTGGCCTGATTTCCTGAGGCAAGGATGCCTTCGGGGAGACTGAGGGGAGGGAGAGCATCTCAGTTAGGCCAAGGTGATAAAGGGCCCTGCTTTCCTCCCCAGGCTTCTTTCTGTTCTCTTAGACTGCCAGCCGGGCCTGACCTCGCTGCAGGGGAGGCAGGGGTTGTGGTGACCCCAGAGGTCATGGGAGTGCTGTTTCCCGAGTCACCACAAACCAGACACACAGTGTTAGAATTAAATCTTGGGGATTTTCTGCCATTAAGGGAAAACAAACACATTCTTAATCTTTAGGGGCCCAGGAGCTTAGTAAATCACGCTTGGTCCAAGTTTGATCTAAAGCTTCCTCATGGAGGGGCGGAGGGGGAGGCTGGGTCATTCTCTCATGGTGTGATGGCCAGAGGCCTGGCGTGTGCAGAGGGGCTGACCCAGTTTGACCTACTCTGTTATCCACATGGCCACAGAATGGCCTGGGTGGGTGCCCAGCTGGCATTGCTGGCAACAGTTTTCCATGCCTACTGGGAGTCCCTCCCTCCTTGGGCCCCAGTCACACCAGGACCCTTTCTTGCCCTCTGTGGGGTGGATGGGTCCACATTTGAGCTTAGGGTTGGGTAGAGTGGGGGGTCCCACGTTCTAGCAAGTCATTTGCTAAACATCTTGGGCTGAGGGCAGAACAGTGACTGGTCCTCCTTCAAGTGGATGTTGGGGTAGGCTCTGGGGCTTGCTGACCTCCAGAAGAAATGGGCTGGGTCCCTGACGACAAGCAGGCAAAGTGCCAGGATGCCCTTCACTTCAGAGGAGGCCGTGGTGAGGGCCCGTGCCTTGGGCTGTGCACTGAGGCCAGACGTATTTGAGGTCCTGGGTGGAAGGATGTGTGTGTGGGTAGTGGAGGTCGCCAAGGAAGATGAGCCCTGGGTGGGGCCAGGTGGGCCACTAATTACCGTCCTGGGAGCAGAGGTAACCATGGGTGTGCCTGAGTGGGAATTACCCACCTAGCCTTCTTTCAGCTTCTCAGCCAGGGGCTGGGTATGGCAGCACCTGGTGTAGAAGGCAGGAGGTGACCACACAGGCAGGGGACCCCCCAGAGGGACTTTGAAGCCCCTCCTTGTTTGTTGTGTGGTCTCTTTCCTGGGGGCCCACATAGAGATCCCCACATTTGGGTCCCTTGGTGTGGACACTGTGGGGTGTGAGGATTGCCCTGGAGGCCCACCTGGGGTCATATCTCTGTATAGCCACTAAGGTCCACTGTATAGCTTGGATCTTAGGCATCTGGCCCCACTTGGCACTTCACCTTCCTTGTGAGTGTGATAGTACCAAGCTCAGCATGAGCATGAGCCTGGGGTATTGGATTAAGAGGTATcagactgggtgtggtggtgcgtggctgtaatcccagtgactcaggaggctgaggcaggaggatcataagttcaaggccagcctcagtaatttagcaaggtcctgtctcaaaataaagaatgaaaagggttgggggtatagctcagtggtagagcacctctgggttcaatccctagagtTGGTGGGGGGACAGAGTAGATTTGTCCTGGGTCCTTTGCTTGGCAGCTGGAAGCACTGTACATCTCTGGGGTTGAGAGTCCCAGACTGGTGGGGAGAtgggggtgtgtgtgagtgtaggGTTGGTAGCTGTCCTGGGTCCCTGGTACTATGTTGCTGGGGTAACAATGTAGGTGATGGGGCCGTAGGCAGGGATGTGTTCACAGATGGCTGAGGACTCACAGGCGGAAGGTGTAAATGCTAAAGGGTGGCGTTTTTGCCCCACACATAAAGCTCCTGCCAGTGGGATTCTAGAAAACTCTGGGCAGATTTGCTCATTgctttgtgtgtggtgtgtgtattgTTCACTACTGTCCGAGGTACCCCTTCTCCTGAAGCCACCCTGTTGGGGAAGCCAGGGGCTGGGCGGGGCATGCTGAAAAAGAGGAGGTCACACTGCATTTTCTCCCACCAGTCCTCGTGGCACTTCAGAAGAGTTGCTGCCCGATTCTCTGTAAGAACAAGGCCCACCTCAGCCTGGAGGGAGACTGCAGCTGCGGGTCATGGCGGTCCTGGCCTGGCCCCTCTCTTCCTTGCTGCGCCTCCCAGGCACCTTTCCTCTGTACCTGTTCCTGGCACTCTGCCCTCATTGTCCCTTTGTGGTCTCTGCTCTTGAGTGAGGGTCTGAGGttggctctggctctggctctgcaGCAGAGGTCACACTGTCTTACTTTCTTGTCCTTTGGTCCCAGCTGGGCCCTGGGACCTGCTGGGGTGGCCCCCCTCACTGTCCTTCCCTTCCTGCAGGCTGTGCCAAGCCTCTGGGCATGGAGGAGGGTGCCATCGCCGACTTCCAGGTCTCCGCCTCTTCTGTGCACTTGGGCTTCATGGGTTTGCAGCGCTGGGCCCCGGAGCTGGCCCGCCTGCACCGCACGGGCATCGTCAACGCCTGGACAGCCAGCAACTATGACAGGAAGCCCTGGATCCAGGTATGGAGAAGATGCTGACCTGGGCAGGGTGAAGAGAGAAGGTGAGATGGAGGGTTTGCATCTGGGGAGCTCATTCCTGGGGTCCAGGCAACAAGGTGACAGGTTTCCATTGGTGAACTATCTGTAATGGTAGGGAAACCTTGGGGCCTGGGGTAGATGGTTGGGATAAGTAGGGAGCAGGTCCTGGTTATGGAGGGGTTGTTTGTTCTACATGAGGCCTCTGGGGGCCTCCTGTGctttccccagccctggcctaGAGGGCCCGAGGAGCAAACCCCCCACTAGAGCTACTCCTCAGCTGCCCGTCCTGTGTTCTGCTTGGGTTGTCCTCCACTGGGTGGGTGATAAAGAGCTGGGCCAGCCCGAATCCCAGGTAGAAAGACCCTGGGAGATGAGGGTACTATCCTTCTTTCCTGGGTGCAGGTGAACCTGCTTCGGAAGATGCGGGTGACAGGTGTGGTGACACAGGGTGCCAGCCGGGCAGGTTATGCCGAGTACGTAAAGACCTTCAAGGTGGCCTACAGCCTTGATGGACTCAAGTTCCAGTTCATCCAGGATGAACAGCGGTCTGGAGACAAGGTGGGCCTGCTGGGGTTAAGGTCAGCACCTGGTAGGTTTCTAGTCCAGGTCGAGGGCCCCAGAGAGACAAGAGTACCTTGGGTGATTAGCCATGAGGTGAGCCTTGGTTTTTAGAAACTGGTAAAGTCAGAGCGGGGCGcgatggcacacgcctataatctcagcagcttgggaggctgaggcaggaggattgtgagttcaaagctagcctcagcaacttagtgaggccctaagcatctcagcgaaaccctgtctctgaataaaatacaaaacagggctggggatatggcttagtggttgaatgcctctgggttcaatccctgctctcctaaaaaaactgataaagacaGATTGTGTCCATGTTGTGTGATTACAAGTAATAGCCCCCCTTTTTAGATGAGAATAGAGAGGCTTAAAATAGTGCAATGACTTGTTGTGGTAGTGCTGGTTGAGGTGGGTTTCATTCTGAATCTTCAGAGATACCATGTATAGCTGTGCAGGTTGTATACTGACTGCTCAAGGAGGTCATTACTAAGCAGGTActattaaaaatacttatattGAATGCTTGTATACTTTTGTCTATAGAAAATTGTCATAATAAAGTATCTTGAGAAAGGAGTGACTTTTCCTAATGTGCACAGAGGCACTCTATCAGTTACAGGTAGCCCTGAATAAAAGATGGAGGTTTATGCTTGGGCCCCATAGtgacccaggaaggaaggtgtAAGAACAAGAATCTGCTGAGGGCTGTGGGGTGGTCAAAGGAAGCGCTGGTCTCTGAGCCCCTGCCTGCTCTCCCGGCCCTCTGTCTACCTACCAGGCCTAAAGAGGAGGGTGTGGAAGTCCAGGAAGGGGGGCTACTCACACTGATCCCCTCCCTCCTAGGTGTTTGTGGGAAATGTGGACAATAGCGGCCTGAAGATCAACGTGTTCAGTTCGCCCCTGGAGGCACAGTACGTGAGGCTGTTTCCCGTGTCCTGCCGCCGGGGCTGCACCCTCCGCTTTGAGCTCCTTGGCTGTGAGTTGAATGGTGAGTGCTGGGGACCATGGTGAGTTCTGGAGGTGGCCTTTCCTGTCCCCTCTTTTCTTAAGCTGGGTAGTGGCAACAGCAAGTCCTAGGGACCTGAGCTCACATAGGACATACATGCCAGAGGCATCAGCCCAGGTTTTAACTGTCCGCCAACCTGTGCCTGTGGCATTCCACGTACTGAAGAAAAAAGCGTCCTTTCAGTTTTCAGAGTAGTTTCATTCACTCTGGTTGTTTCCTTGAGCTCCTAGAATATATAGCATTAGTTCTGTTTTGCAGATGTCACCTCCAGAGAATGTCTGCTTTGTTCCTTGATGTATTTCTGGTGCCTGATAAATGTTTGataagtgagtgaatgaatgaatgagggaaGTGAGACCTAGATAAATGATTTATCAAGAGTACACAGCTGGGAGGTATAAAGCTGGGTATAGAGCCCTGGGCTTCTGACCCCACCTGTCCAGTGCTTTTACTGCAACTTCCTATAGTCTGCATTCAAGGGAAACACGGGGGCTACCAGGATGGTAGGGCGTGAATGCTTTCTGTTGCCCTCTCCAGATTCCCAGATGGGGACCAGAAAGGAACAGATTTCTGATAAGCCAGGAGAAATTCCCCATTGGAGAGGTCTGTGCCTGGCTTGAGCTGATGGGTGCTGTCTCAGCCCAGCTCAGTTCAGCTTTCTTGAGGTTTTTGCAGCCACAGTGCCACCTTCTGGTCACCAGTGGAACTGTAGAGCTCACTAGGCGGAGCCATAGAGCTGAGAGGTGTCTCTTTGCCTTACCCAGGACCTGCCCTCCTGTGCCCTGCATCCCCTCTCTGTGGCACTTCTTCCTGTTATCTCATTTTAGATAGCATCTAGTACTTCTCAGAACTGAGTTCTGTGATTTTCTGGGTTCCTCTTTGTTGTGCTGTACTGGGGgtggaaccctgggccttgtgcgTGGTAGGCAAGAAAGCTCTACCActttcccagcctttttaattttttatgttggaACACAGgtctctaagttgttgaggctggccttcaacttgcagtcttcctgcctcagcctcccttgccatcgggattgcaggtgtgctgcactgcacctggctaccacttgcttttttttttttttttttaaggataaacTGTAGTGATAAGACCCTCTCCCAGGGTCACAGATTTTTGAGCATCTCATTTAAGTGGGGTTAGAGACTGCCTTCTGCTAAAAGGAAATTTGAGCAGCTGGTAAAGGATGGAGCCAGGTCTGTGCTCCTCTCCTTGGAGTCCCTCACTCCTTACAGTCTTAACCTGAAGATTTGGTTCTTAAGGCTGCCATAGTAAAGTATCTTGAGAAAGGAGTGTCCCTCCAAGGGACAGGCAGTTGTGGGGCAGGGACCCCTCCAGGTGTGAGACACACCCATCATTCTTTGGAGAGTTTTATCTCTTGCCCATCCCCAATTGTTCTGGCCAGGCACAGGTGCAGATGTGAATGCAAAATATTCCAGCACATTCCTGGGTGTTTGGGGTGGGTCGGGGTGCAGCAAAGGCCACCTTCTTAGGCCAGTCCCCCCAGGCCCATGTGACAGTATCCCCAAAACATTTGAGTGTACAAAGGCTCTATAGTAGAAATTAGATGAAGTGCTGCTGGAGAAGGTACAGGAACATCCCTGAACACCGGAGATTCTCTGACTTTTCTGCTTTCCAACTGTTGGAGGGCGGGACTATTGTCTTGCGCATTATGGAGCTGCCACCACGCAGGCCTTGGTTGTGTCTGGCAGGGGGCATGGTGGATAGGAGTCTGTGTGTGGTGTATGCCTTGGGTACGATGCTTAATGTCTCTTAGccttgattttctcatctgtagaatggggtTGCTAATATCTACTTCCTTCAGGTTTTTCTGTGGCTGAAGTAAGTGAAGGACTGAAGGAAGCACTGGGTACATGGCATGGTGGTAGTTAATGTTTTGGATGATAGTCCCAGAATCAGTAGTGTGGCCAGCAGGCATGCAGAGGAAGGGGGAGTgccagaggaaggaggagggagatgtCAGTGAGGT from Ictidomys tridecemlineatus isolate mIctTri1 chromosome 5, mIctTri1.hap1, whole genome shotgun sequence includes:
- the Mfge8 gene encoding lactadherin isoform X1 is translated as MQDPRVLAALCGTLLCASGLFAASGDFCDSSLCLNGGTCLMGQDEALFHCLCPEGFTGLICNETEKGPCSPNPCYHNAECQVIGDAHRGDVFTQYFCVCPQGYVGVHCETSCAKPLGMEEGAIADFQVSASSVHLGFMGLQRWAPELARLHRTGIVNAWTASNYDRKPWIQVNLLRKMRVTGVVTQGASRAGYAEYVKTFKVAYSLDGLKFQFIQDEQRSGDKVFVGNVDNSGLKINVFSSPLEAQYVRLFPVSCRRGCTLRFELLGCELNGCSEPLGLKDNTIPDKQITASSSFKTWGLRAFGWYPFYGRLDRQGKFNAWTAQTNDASEWLQVDLGSQKEVTGIITQGARDFGHIQYVAAYKVAYSNDGVNWTEYKEQGAADSKVFPGNLDNNSHKKNMFETPIFARYVRILPVAWHNRITLRLELLGCGDRPSQSSKGR
- the Mfge8 gene encoding lactadherin isoform X4 — encoded protein: MQDPRVLAALCGTLLCASGLFAASGPCSPNPCYHNAECQVIGDAHRGDVFTQYFCVCPQGYVGVHCETSCAKPLGMEEGAIADFQVSASSVHLGFMGLQRWAPELARLHRTGIVNAWTASNYDRKPWIQVNLLRKMRVTGVVTQGASRAGYAEYVKTFKVAYSLDGLKFQFIQDEQRSGDKVFVGNVDNSGLKINVFSSPLEAQYVRLFPVSCRRGCTLRFELLGCELNGCSEPLGLKDNTIPDKQITASSSFKTWGLRAFGWYPFYGRLDRQGKFNAWTAQTNDASEWLQVDLGSQKEVTGIITQGARDFGHIQYVAAYKVAYSNDGVNWTEYKEQGAADSKVFPGNLDNNSHKKNMFETPIFARYVRILPVAWHNRITLRLELLGCGDRPSQSSKGR
- the Mfge8 gene encoding lactadherin isoform X2 produces the protein MPHLLRSGTAVKVVPTEGDFCDSSLCLNGGTCLMGQDEALFHCLCPEGFTGLICNETEKGPCSPNPCYHNAECQVIGDAHRGDVFTQYFCVCPQGYVGVHCETSCAKPLGMEEGAIADFQVSASSVHLGFMGLQRWAPELARLHRTGIVNAWTASNYDRKPWIQVNLLRKMRVTGVVTQGASRAGYAEYVKTFKVAYSLDGLKFQFIQDEQRSGDKVFVGNVDNSGLKINVFSSPLEAQYVRLFPVSCRRGCTLRFELLGCELNGCSEPLGLKDNTIPDKQITASSSFKTWGLRAFGWYPFYGRLDRQGKFNAWTAQTNDASEWLQVDLGSQKEVTGIITQGARDFGHIQYVAAYKVAYSNDGVNWTEYKEQGAADSKVFPGNLDNNSHKKNMFETPIFARYVRILPVAWHNRITLRLELLGCGDRPSQSSKGR
- the Mfge8 gene encoding lactadherin isoform X3, which translates into the protein MGQDEALFHCLCPEGFTGLICNETEKGPCSPNPCYHNAECQVIGDAHRGDVFTQYFCVCPQGYVGVHCETSCAKPLGMEEGAIADFQVSASSVHLGFMGLQRWAPELARLHRTGIVNAWTASNYDRKPWIQVNLLRKMRVTGVVTQGASRAGYAEYVKTFKVAYSLDGLKFQFIQDEQRSGDKVFVGNVDNSGLKINVFSSPLEAQYVRLFPVSCRRGCTLRFELLGCELNGCSEPLGLKDNTIPDKQITASSSFKTWGLRAFGWYPFYGRLDRQGKFNAWTAQTNDASEWLQVDLGSQKEVTGIITQGARDFGHIQYVAAYKVAYSNDGVNWTEYKEQGAADSKVFPGNLDNNSHKKNMFETPIFARYVRILPVAWHNRITLRLELLGCGDRPSQSSKGR